The proteins below come from a single Aegilops tauschii subsp. strangulata cultivar AL8/78 chromosome 6, Aet v6.0, whole genome shotgun sequence genomic window:
- the LOC109731431 gene encoding uncharacterized protein: protein MSRRRRRRRRHPLSPAAAPLDDDDLLSEILLRLPPQPSSLPRASLVCRRWRLLVSDPRFARRFRIHHRRNPPLLGFFDEGFRDISFVPTLEPHNRVPPGRFSLKFDGGGRFVPLGCRHGLVLVYHAFWKQILVWDPVTTDQHRIAVPPGFASDKGFILITAAVLRASVDVHFQVALAVVDREHRRALACVYSSETGEWSDIIWTPLPSEASAGNLFFTERPAVLVGHSLYWLLVGNMIGFLEFDLKRQSLTMIRIPVDLFTKGTFDICAMRAEDGGLGFLFLLHTDHSIQLWKRRTECHGAASWVLGRTIELDKLIPLNLVDKWPFMILGFAEDNNVVFLWTSGVFFMIHLGSLQFKQLSEAEDNNVVFLWTSGVFFMIHLGSLQFKQLSEAEFIFYCHPFESVYTAETDIGGHDGAGLLQNT, encoded by the exons atgagccgccgccgccgccgccgccgccgccaccccctctcgccggcggcggcgccccTTGATGATGACGACCTGCTCTCCGAGATCCTCCTCCGCCTCCCCCCGCAGCCGTCCTCCCTCCCCCGCGCCTCTCTCGTCTGCAGGCGCTGGCGCCTCCTCGTCTCCGACCCTCGCTTCGCCCGCCGCTTCCGCATCCACCACCGCCGCAACCCTCCTCTCCTCGGTTTCTTTGATGAAGGCTTTCGCGACATCTCCTTCGTACCTACTCTGGAGCCCCACAATCGTGTCCCGCCCGGGCGCTTCTCTTTGAAGTTCGACGGCGGCGGCCGCTTCGTGCCTCTCGGATGCCGCCATGGCCTGGTACTCGTTTACCACGCATTTTGGAAACAGATCCTGGTGTGGGATCCTGTCACCACCGACCAGCACCGCATTGCAGTTCCCCCAGGGTTTGCGAGCGATAAGGGTTTCATCTTGATTACTGCGGCGGTGCTTCGGGCTTCCGTAGACGTCCACTTCCAGGTAGCCTTAGCAGTGGTAGACAGAGAACACAGGCGAGCTCTCGCCTGTGTTTACTCGTCAGAGACTGGAGAATGGAGTGATATCATCTGGACACCTCTTCCATCCGAGGCTTCTGCGGGCAATCTGTTCTTTACAGAGAGGCCCGCTGTGCTGGTTGGGCATTCTCTTTACTGGCTGCTTGTTGGGAATATGATTGGATTTCTGGAGTTTGATTTGAAGAGGCAGAGCCTAACTATGATACGGATACCGGTGGATTTGTTTACCAAGGGCACTTTTGATATCTGTGCGATGCGGGCAGAGGATGGTGGTCTTGGTTTCCTCTTTCTGCTGCACACAGACCACAGTATCCAATTATGGAAGAGGCGGACTGAATGTCATGGTGCTGCTTCATGGGTGCTAGGAAGAACTATTGAACTGGACAAGCTAATTCCCTTGAATTTAGTGGACAAATGGCCTTTTATGATACTGGGGTTTGCTGAGGACAATAATGTGGTGTTTCTGTGGACAAGTGGCGTCTTCTTTATGATCCATCTTGGGTCATTGCAGTTCAAGCAACTTTCTGAAGCCGAGGACAATAATGTGGTGTTTCTGTGGACAAGTGGCGTCTTCTTTATGATCCATCTTGGGTCATTGCAGTTCAAGCAACTTTCTGAAGCCGAGTTCATTTTTTATTGTCACCCATTCGAAAGCGTCTACACTGCAG AAACAGACATTGGTGGACACGATGGGGCTGGTCTTTTGCAGAATACATAA
- the LOC109731478 gene encoding histone H4 → MSGRGKGGKGLGKGGAKRHRKVLRDNIQGITKPAIRRLARRGGVKRISGLIYEETRGVLKIFLENVIRDAVTYTEHARRKTVTAMDVVYALKRQGRTLYGFGG, encoded by the coding sequence ATGTCCGGGCGCGGCAAGGGCGGGAAGGGGCTGGGCAAGGGCGGCGCGAAGCGTCACCGGAAGGTGCTGCGGGACAACATCCAgggcatcaccaagccggcgatCCGGCGGCtggcgcggcggggcggcgtgaAGCGCATCTCGGGGCTCATCtacgaggagacccgcggcgtGCTCAAGATCTTCCTCGAGAACGTCATCCGTGACGCCGTCACCTACACCGAGCACGCCCGCCGCAAGACCGTCACCGCCATGGACGTCGTCTACGCGCTCAAGCGACAGGGCCGCACCCTCTACGGATTCGGCGGctga